The following proteins are encoded in a genomic region of Liolophura sinensis isolate JHLJ2023 chromosome 5, CUHK_Ljap_v2, whole genome shotgun sequence:
- the LOC135465994 gene encoding small conductance calcium-activated potassium channel protein 2-like isoform X3, which translates to MLRRITTPKDPPLLRESQEDPLVDRDKKVMMYTQSCDSPVTADPPSGESSEPPEEAPPPRLNLGTRLSRRKLLVKRRRWIVDVEFALALAGIILMVLNTEFYINGIYTLVSLPSITIKMMISISTIALLIAIIANYVTMIQLRMIYQGLFEWQLVMHTCDWVCLFTELIICLVHPLPGNVVIYYFPQLGSPHLVSLDAILSIWMMLRLYLIGKFMVAHSHLLSDTSIQSFGALSRVKINAMFVFKALMSTNPGSVLIAIMALMFVVDSWAMRTCEIYYDPENPFGGFPSSMWLIAITFLTVGYGDIVPNSYCGRFISVITGLMGVGTTALLVAVMASKLEQTRAEKYVHNFVTRIQLERHKRDAAADVLKSGLRIWNLKKKKNKGRGRKLIHEQGRLFQSIRKMKFAKNEGARLSESAIGLVEIGRTVFWIQDTLLDMQKHQNDTVDKISALNERLASLETKLDRAKKVES; encoded by the exons ATGTTGAGACGGATCACTACCCCAAAG GATCCACCTCTTCTGCGGGAGTCACAAGAGGACCCCCTGGTGGACAGAGACAAGAAAGTGATGATGTACACCCAGAGTTGTGACAGCCCGGTGACGGCCGATCCCCCTTCCGGCGAATCCAGCGAGCCCCCGGAAGAGGCCCCTCCCCCAAGACTGAATCTCGGTACCAGGCTCAGCCGCAGGAAGCTGTTGGTAAAGCGCCGTCGATGGATTGTGGACGTGGAGTTCGCTCTGGCCTTGGCGGGAATCATCCTGATGGTACTCAACACAGAGTTCTACATTAACGGGATCTACACGCTCGTCTCGCTGCCCTCCATCACCATCAAAATGATGATATCTATCAGTACCATCGCCCTTCTCATCGCCATCATCGCTAACTACGTCACGATGATCCAGCTGAGGATGATTTACCAGGGTCTGTTCGAATGGCAGTTGGTGATGCATACTTGTGACTGGGTGTGTCTCTTCACAGAGCTGATAATCTGCCTGGTGCATCCTCTCCCAGGAAATGTCGTAATCTATTACTTTCCGCAGCTCGGCTCCCCTCATCTCGTCTCGCTAGACGCCATTTTGTCAATCTGGATGATGCTTCGCCTGTATCTCATCGGGAAGTTCATGGTGGCCCACAGTCATCTGCTCTCCGATACCTCCATCCAGAGTTTTGGAGCGCTAAGCCGGGTCAAGATCAACGCCATGTTTGTCTTCAAGGCTCTTATGTCAACGAACCCGGGCTCTGTTTTAATCGCCATCATGGCGTTGATGTTTGTTGTGGATTCCTGGGCTATGCGAACATGTGAGATTTACTATGACCCGGAAAACCCCTTCGGCGGATTCCCGAGTTCCATGTGGCTCATTGCCATAACGTTTTTGACCGTAGGGTACGGTGACATTGTTCCCAACAGCTACTGTGGTCGTTTTATCTCAGTAATAACAGGGCTGATGGGGGTTGGGACAACAGCCCTTTTGGTGGCCGTCATGGCCAGCAAACTGGAACAGACACGCGCTGAAAAATACGTGCACAACTTTGTGACGCGGATTCAGCTGGAGCGCCATAAGCGTGATGCGGCCGCGGATGTGCTCAAATCAGGTTTAAGGATCTGGAacttaaagaagaaaaagaataaagGGAGAGGCAGGAAGCTCATTCACGAACAAGGTCGACTTTTCCAGTCGATTCGAAAGATGAAATTTGCTAAAAACGAAGGGGCGCGTTTATCTGAGAGTGCCATCGGTCTTGTAGAAATAGGACGGACTGTATTCTGGATACAAGACACTTTACTTGATATGCAAAAGCATCAGAACGATACTGTCGACAAAATATCGGCACTAAATGAGCGATTAGCAAGCTTGGAAACGAAACTCGACCGAGCGAAGAAAGTAGAAAGTTAA
- the LOC135465994 gene encoding small conductance calcium-activated potassium channel protein 2-like isoform X2, with amino-acid sequence MSVSKTGEETIVSVPNTPTDPPLLRESQEDPLVDRDKKVMMYTQSCDSPVTADPPSGESSEPPEEAPPPRLNLGTRLSRRKLLVKRRRWIVDVEFALALAGIILMVLNTEFYINGIYTLVSLPSITIKMMISISTIALLIAIIANYVTMIQLRMIYQGLFEWQLVMHTCDWVCLFTELIICLVHPLPGNVVIYYFPQLGSPHLVSLDAILSIWMMLRLYLIGKFMVAHSHLLSDTSIQSFGALSRVKINAMFVFKALMSTNPGSVLIAIMALMFVVDSWAMRTCEIYYDPENPFGGFPSSMWLIAITFLTVGYGDIVPNSYCGRFISVITGLMGVGTTALLVAVMASKLEQTRAEKYVHNFVTRIQLERHKRDAAADVLKSGLRIWNLKKKKNKGRGRKLIHEQGRLFQSIRKMKFAKNEGARLSESAIGLVEIGRTVFWIQDTLLDMQKHQNDTVDKISALNERLASLETKLDRAKKVES; translated from the exons ATGAGCGTTTCCAAAACAGGGGAGGAAACAATTGTTTCTGTGCCAAACACACCAACG GATCCACCTCTTCTGCGGGAGTCACAAGAGGACCCCCTGGTGGACAGAGACAAGAAAGTGATGATGTACACCCAGAGTTGTGACAGCCCGGTGACGGCCGATCCCCCTTCCGGCGAATCCAGCGAGCCCCCGGAAGAGGCCCCTCCCCCAAGACTGAATCTCGGTACCAGGCTCAGCCGCAGGAAGCTGTTGGTAAAGCGCCGTCGATGGATTGTGGACGTGGAGTTCGCTCTGGCCTTGGCGGGAATCATCCTGATGGTACTCAACACAGAGTTCTACATTAACGGGATCTACACGCTCGTCTCGCTGCCCTCCATCACCATCAAAATGATGATATCTATCAGTACCATCGCCCTTCTCATCGCCATCATCGCTAACTACGTCACGATGATCCAGCTGAGGATGATTTACCAGGGTCTGTTCGAATGGCAGTTGGTGATGCATACTTGTGACTGGGTGTGTCTCTTCACAGAGCTGATAATCTGCCTGGTGCATCCTCTCCCAGGAAATGTCGTAATCTATTACTTTCCGCAGCTCGGCTCCCCTCATCTCGTCTCGCTAGACGCCATTTTGTCAATCTGGATGATGCTTCGCCTGTATCTCATCGGGAAGTTCATGGTGGCCCACAGTCATCTGCTCTCCGATACCTCCATCCAGAGTTTTGGAGCGCTAAGCCGGGTCAAGATCAACGCCATGTTTGTCTTCAAGGCTCTTATGTCAACGAACCCGGGCTCTGTTTTAATCGCCATCATGGCGTTGATGTTTGTTGTGGATTCCTGGGCTATGCGAACATGTGAGATTTACTATGACCCGGAAAACCCCTTCGGCGGATTCCCGAGTTCCATGTGGCTCATTGCCATAACGTTTTTGACCGTAGGGTACGGTGACATTGTTCCCAACAGCTACTGTGGTCGTTTTATCTCAGTAATAACAGGGCTGATGGGGGTTGGGACAACAGCCCTTTTGGTGGCCGTCATGGCCAGCAAACTGGAACAGACACGCGCTGAAAAATACGTGCACAACTTTGTGACGCGGATTCAGCTGGAGCGCCATAAGCGTGATGCGGCCGCGGATGTGCTCAAATCAGGTTTAAGGATCTGGAacttaaagaagaaaaagaataaagGGAGAGGCAGGAAGCTCATTCACGAACAAGGTCGACTTTTCCAGTCGATTCGAAAGATGAAATTTGCTAAAAACGAAGGGGCGCGTTTATCTGAGAGTGCCATCGGTCTTGTAGAAATAGGACGGACTGTATTCTGGATACAAGACACTTTACTTGATATGCAAAAGCATCAGAACGATACTGTCGACAAAATATCGGCACTAAATGAGCGATTAGCAAGCTTGGAAACGAAACTCGACCGAGCGAAGAAAGTAGAAAGTTAA
- the LOC135465994 gene encoding small conductance calcium-activated potassium channel protein 2-like isoform X1, with protein sequence MAVRDGIFRKFRKRREYKCLELQEDPPLLRESQEDPLVDRDKKVMMYTQSCDSPVTADPPSGESSEPPEEAPPPRLNLGTRLSRRKLLVKRRRWIVDVEFALALAGIILMVLNTEFYINGIYTLVSLPSITIKMMISISTIALLIAIIANYVTMIQLRMIYQGLFEWQLVMHTCDWVCLFTELIICLVHPLPGNVVIYYFPQLGSPHLVSLDAILSIWMMLRLYLIGKFMVAHSHLLSDTSIQSFGALSRVKINAMFVFKALMSTNPGSVLIAIMALMFVVDSWAMRTCEIYYDPENPFGGFPSSMWLIAITFLTVGYGDIVPNSYCGRFISVITGLMGVGTTALLVAVMASKLEQTRAEKYVHNFVTRIQLERHKRDAAADVLKSGLRIWNLKKKKNKGRGRKLIHEQGRLFQSIRKMKFAKNEGARLSESAIGLVEIGRTVFWIQDTLLDMQKHQNDTVDKISALNERLASLETKLDRAKKVES encoded by the exons ATGGCAGTCCGCGATGGGATATTTAGAAAATTTAGGAAGAGGAGAGAGTACAAGTGCTTGGAGTTGCAAGAG GATCCACCTCTTCTGCGGGAGTCACAAGAGGACCCCCTGGTGGACAGAGACAAGAAAGTGATGATGTACACCCAGAGTTGTGACAGCCCGGTGACGGCCGATCCCCCTTCCGGCGAATCCAGCGAGCCCCCGGAAGAGGCCCCTCCCCCAAGACTGAATCTCGGTACCAGGCTCAGCCGCAGGAAGCTGTTGGTAAAGCGCCGTCGATGGATTGTGGACGTGGAGTTCGCTCTGGCCTTGGCGGGAATCATCCTGATGGTACTCAACACAGAGTTCTACATTAACGGGATCTACACGCTCGTCTCGCTGCCCTCCATCACCATCAAAATGATGATATCTATCAGTACCATCGCCCTTCTCATCGCCATCATCGCTAACTACGTCACGATGATCCAGCTGAGGATGATTTACCAGGGTCTGTTCGAATGGCAGTTGGTGATGCATACTTGTGACTGGGTGTGTCTCTTCACAGAGCTGATAATCTGCCTGGTGCATCCTCTCCCAGGAAATGTCGTAATCTATTACTTTCCGCAGCTCGGCTCCCCTCATCTCGTCTCGCTAGACGCCATTTTGTCAATCTGGATGATGCTTCGCCTGTATCTCATCGGGAAGTTCATGGTGGCCCACAGTCATCTGCTCTCCGATACCTCCATCCAGAGTTTTGGAGCGCTAAGCCGGGTCAAGATCAACGCCATGTTTGTCTTCAAGGCTCTTATGTCAACGAACCCGGGCTCTGTTTTAATCGCCATCATGGCGTTGATGTTTGTTGTGGATTCCTGGGCTATGCGAACATGTGAGATTTACTATGACCCGGAAAACCCCTTCGGCGGATTCCCGAGTTCCATGTGGCTCATTGCCATAACGTTTTTGACCGTAGGGTACGGTGACATTGTTCCCAACAGCTACTGTGGTCGTTTTATCTCAGTAATAACAGGGCTGATGGGGGTTGGGACAACAGCCCTTTTGGTGGCCGTCATGGCCAGCAAACTGGAACAGACACGCGCTGAAAAATACGTGCACAACTTTGTGACGCGGATTCAGCTGGAGCGCCATAAGCGTGATGCGGCCGCGGATGTGCTCAAATCAGGTTTAAGGATCTGGAacttaaagaagaaaaagaataaagGGAGAGGCAGGAAGCTCATTCACGAACAAGGTCGACTTTTCCAGTCGATTCGAAAGATGAAATTTGCTAAAAACGAAGGGGCGCGTTTATCTGAGAGTGCCATCGGTCTTGTAGAAATAGGACGGACTGTATTCTGGATACAAGACACTTTACTTGATATGCAAAAGCATCAGAACGATACTGTCGACAAAATATCGGCACTAAATGAGCGATTAGCAAGCTTGGAAACGAAACTCGACCGAGCGAAGAAAGTAGAAAGTTAA
- the LOC135465736 gene encoding beta,beta-carotene 15,15'-dioxygenase-like: protein MESLYMTSPETVNSIPGQMKGKIPEWINGNLYRNGPGTFDLGESQYQHWFDGLGLLHKFEISNGKVKYRSKYIRSETYKKNMAANRIVVSEFGTAAFPDPCKNIFRRISTSFQTDNTLVTVTPLRDYVYTASEAKVIHKVDPKTLDTISAHDIEKFVVVNVASAHILRDPDGTMHNLGNSYKGAPKYSLIKIPVAPDGEDVFKKAEVVGSVPFRWPNSPSYLHSFGMSDNYYVFLEQPLCINTGYLMETMLTRKTFVDCLKWHEGTKTLFHIIDKRTGEKVNPKMTYLAEPFFVFHHISTYEEDGNLVVDVSAYEDPKILYIHYLKNLRSEQRDIYPEPTVRRYVLPLDTSVGATSGGNLVTLRIPLLAPLDRTMGRYCVITKHCLIWVWTSHRLMMDDVGRNIDTYLEPAVRT from the exons ATGGAAAGTCTGTACATGACGAGCCCGGAAACCGTGAATTCTATTCCCGGACAAATGAAAG GCAAAATTCCTGAATGGATAAACGGAAACCTGTACAGAAATGGGCCTGGTACTTTTGATTTGGGCGAAAGCCAGTACCAGCACTGGTTTGACGGACTCGGTCTCTTACACAAGTTTGAAATATCTAATGGAAAAGTCAAATACCGCAGTAAATACATCCGAAGTGAAACGTACAAAAAGAACATGGCAGCGAATAGAATTGTCGTCAGTGAATTCGGCACCGCGGCTTTCCCGGACCCCTGCAAGAACATTTTCCGAAG GATATCGACCTCGTTTCAAACTGACAACACCCTGGTCACGGTGACACCGTTAAGGGACTACGTGTACACCGCCTCAGAGGCGAAGGTCATTCACAAGGTCGACCCCAAGACTTTGGATACCATCAGTGCC CATGACATTGAGAAGTTTGTGGTAGTCAACGTGGCCTCAGCACATATCCTCCGGGACCCGGATGGCACTATGCACAATCTGGGCAATTCGTACAAGGGAGCGCCTAAATACAGCCTGATTAAAATCCCCGTGGCGCCAG ATGGTGAAGACGTTTTCAAGAAGGCGGAGGTTGTGGGATCGGTGCCATTCCGCTGGCCTAACAGTCCGTCCTACCTGCACAGCTTCGGCATGTCGGACAATTACTACGTCTTCCTGGAACAACCGCTCTGTATCAACACAGGATACCTCATGGAGACCATGCTTACGCGGAAAACTTTCGTCGACTGTCTCAAGTGGCATGAAGGGACAAAG ACTCTTTTCCACATAATCGACAAACGAACAGGCGAAAAAGTGAATCCAAAGATGACTTATTTAGCTGaaccattttttgtttttcatcataTCTCTACATACGAAGAAGACG GGAACCTTGTGGTTGACGTAAGTGCATATGAAGATCCCAAAATTCTCTACATTCATTACCTCAAAAACTTGAGATCGGAACAAAGAGACATATATCCGGAACCAACAGTACGGCGATACGTGTTGCCATTGGATACCAGCGTGGGG GCCACATCGGGAGGGAATCTTGTGACTCTGAGGATTCCTCTGCTAGCGCCATTAGACAGGACAATGGGACGATACTGTGTAATCACGAAACACTGTCTGATATGG GTTTGGACTTCCCACAGGTTAATGATGGACGACGTGGGAAGAAATATAGATACATATTTGGAGCCGGCGGTCCGTACATAG